A stretch of DNA from Rhizobium sullae:
TTGAGGACGAGCTGCCGTTTGTCGGAGCCTTTGAGCCATGTACTGATCGAACCGGAGAGAAGGGCGATGGTCACGAAGGAGAAGAAAGCACAGGTGATGAAGATCGCGCCCAACGCCAACACCTGGAGCACCACGCTGCCGCTGGCCGGAGACGTGAACTGTGGCAGAAACGCAAGGAAGAATATGGCGACCTTCGGGTTTGTGACGTTCATCACCAGGCCCCGGAGGATCATGCCGCGTGCGGCAACGGAGCTTTCGCCCTTGATGAGCCTTTCAGGGGCCGCCCTGAATGCCTTCCACGCGAGGTAGACCAGATAACACGCGCCGACGAACTTTAATCCGTTGAAGGCTAGTTCGGAGGTCTGAAAGATCGCGGCAACGCCCAACGCGACCGCGAGTGTGTGAAATACGAGCCCTGCGCACAGCCCCAACGTGACGAAAATGCCGACAGCGCGGCCGTGGATCGCGGACAGGGTCAACACGAACACATTGTCCGGGCCGGGCACCCAGCACAAGACCGTAGCGGCGGCCGCGAACGAGAGCGCGACGTCGAGTGAAAGCATTCTTATCTCCTGAGGTAATCGGCACATTGGGCGGCTTTGGTCGTTAAGTGTATTGAAGATAGCGCGATCGAACTGCGG
This window harbors:
- a CDS encoding LysE family translocator yields the protein MLSLDVALSFAAAATVLCWVPGPDNVFVLTLSAIHGRAVGIFVTLGLCAGLVFHTLAVALGVAAIFQTSELAFNGLKFVGACYLVYLAWKAFRAAPERLIKGESSVAARGMILRGLVMNVTNPKVAIFFLAFLPQFTSPASGSVVLQVLALGAIFITCAFFSFVTIALLSGSISTWLKGSDKRQLVLNRSAGVVFVCLAAKLATAHA